TGTGATCGCCGACTCCGACCCCGGCGTGCCGAACTGGCTCGACACCTGTGGACACCGGACCGGCTTCCTGACGTTGCGCTGGACCTACTCGGAGCCGACGTCGGAGCTGCCGGCGACCACGGTCACCGTGATGCCACAGGACCAGGTCGCGGCGCGCCTGCCCGACACCACCCGGCGGGTCACAGAAGCTGAACGCCGAGATCAGGTGCGCATTCGGCAGGAGCATGTGCAACGGCGCTACCGCCAGTACTGATCCGGCCCGGGCAGTTTTTGGGGACCTTTGGCCCTGCCCTCCGAGTCGCGGGAGTCGGACGATTGTTCTATGGAGCAGCTGACCGCCCTGGACGCGGGCTTCCTGGAAGCCGAGGACTCCGACCGCCACGCGAGCCTGGCGATCGGGGCGATCGCCGTGCTCGACGGGCCGATGCCCAACCCCGAGACCGTCGTGGCCGGCCTGGCCGAACGCGCGCTGACAGTGCCGCGACTGCATCAGCTGCTCCACACCCAGCCGCTCGATCTCGGCGCGCCGCAATGGGTGGAAGACACCAACTTCGACGCCGCCCACCACATTCACCATGCCGCGCTGCCGGTACCAGGCGACGATGCGGCGTTGTACCGGTGGGCCGCCGACATCATGGAACGTCGCCTGGACCGGGACCGTCCGTTGTGGGAGTGCTGGATCGTCGACGGACTCGAAGGCAACCGGTGGGCCATCCTGCTGAAGGTCCACCACTGCATCGTCGACGGGATCGCCGCGACCCGGCTGCTGAGCCGGCTCTGCGACGGCGGCGACGTGGTCGGCAACGCTGTTGTACGTCAAGCTGCCCGGGGGACAGCCGCTTTCAGCCCGGCCGACTGGCTCGGTGAAGCATGGCGCATCTCCACCGGGCTGCCTGTCGCCGCCATGCAGGCCGTGCGCGGAGCCCTCGGCATCGTCACAGGTCTGCTGCGTCCGGCGGGCGCCAGCTCGTTGACCGGACCGGTGACGAGTATGCGCCGTTACGCAGCAGGCGAAGTGTCACTGGACGACGTCGACACGGTGTGCCAGGAGTTCGGCGTGACGGTCAATGATGTTGCCCTGGCAGCGATCACCGACAGCTTCCGCAACACCCTGATCCGCCGGGGCGAGAAGCCGAGGCGGGACGCGCTGCGCACGTTGGTGCCGGTGTCGGTGCGCCCCGACGATGCGCATGACCGCACGGACAACCGGGTATCCGTGATGCTGCCGTACCTTCCCGTCGACAAGGCCGATCCCGTGCATCAGCTACGCACCGTGCATTCCAGGCTCTCCAGAGCCAAGGCCAGCGGTCAGCGCGAGGCGGGCAACATCCTGGTGTCGGCCGCCAACGCGATTCCGTTCCCGCTCACCGCGTGGACGGTGCGGGCACTGACCCGGTTGCCGCAACGCGGTGTCGTCACCGTCGCCACGAATGTGCCGGGGCCGCGGAGGCGGTTGCGCCTCATGGGCTGCGCAGTGGACCGGCTACTGCCGATTCCGCCGATTGCGATGCAGCTGCGGACCGGCATCGCCATCATGAGTTATACCGACCGCCTGGTCTTCGGCGTCATCGGCGACTACGACTCGACGCCCGACGTCGACGAACTGGCGAAAGGCATCGAGCGTGCCGTCGCCCGTCTGGTGGACATCAGCGTCGGCCACTGGCGCTCCACCCCGGTGGGAACACTGCAACTCGTACAGGGAGGTTGATCGATGAAGGGACAAGAGCTCGGCGTTCTCACCCGCAGGCAGTGCCTGGATCTGCTGGAACGGGTGCGCGTCGGACGACTGGTGTTCACCGAGGACGCCCTGCCGGCGGTGCAGCCGGTCAACTTCCGGGTGTGGCACGACGACGTGGTGATCCGGGTGGCCGGCGGGCCCAAACTGACCGCCGCCATCGAGCATCAGGTGGTGGCGTTCCAGGCCGACGAACTCGACCCCGACCTACGGACCGGCTGGAGCGTGACGATCGTCGGGCATGCCGAGCCGATCACCGACGTGGACGAACAGGTGGAGGTCGCCGGGACCTTCGTGCAGCCGTGGGCGGAGGGGCGTCGCGATCACTTCGTCCGGATCCGCGCTGAGAAGGTCACCGGGCGTGAGCTCCGGGACCATGCCATGCCGCACTACGACGGCCACCACGTCGGTTAGGGCCGGGCGCACACCCGGTTGCCTCGCCTGCTCAGATGCCCGTCGCAATAAACGGCGTTTCGCCCGCATGTAATTGACGCAAACGCAATAATGATGGGGCGCCGGGCTCCGGTGCGGTCACGACATGCGTACAGGGGTGGGCCATGGCGTCAGCGAAGCGGGCACAGGCGGGGCTGACGCTCGATCGTGGAACCGAGTGCAGATCCACGGCACTCAGTCCCTCGGCCAAACATGTTGCCCGCCTTGCGGCGTTGGCTGTTGCCGTCGGGCTTGGGACCGCCGTGGCCACGCCCGCCGTGGCGTCGGCCGAGGAGACCGGCTCTGCGTCCTCATCGGAATCTGGTCCGACGTCGTCGGAAGCGCATCCCCGATCCGGCGCGACGGATCCGGAACCCGCTGTGCCCGGGCACTCGTCGCCGGCGAAATCCGCGGAGCCGAATTCCGGCGCCGCCACCCCCGACAAGCGTGAACTGCCCGCCAAGCGCCGGCTCGCCTCGCGGTCCAAGAAGTCTGTTGTCACCCTCGGCGACGGCGTGGTCGTCCGCAGTTCGGGTGGTGCGCGCACGGCCGGTGTCGAGGACGGCGCCCCTGCTGAGAGCGCTGTCGAGGTGGTCGGGGATGTCGAAACTGCCGAACTGCCCGAGGAACTCGGTCAGTCGCCAGACGTCGTCGAGGTGGCGCCGCAAGAGGTGGCACCGGTCGACGAGACCGTCGCGATCGAGCCAGCGGCGACCGAGCCAGAGGCGCCGAATTCGTCGTCTCGGTCCGCCCGGCACCTGGACTTGCTGCACACGATCAAACTCGACGCTCGACAGAAGCCCGCCGGTGTCACCGACACCCCGACACCACTCGCCGCAGTGGAAACCGATGATCAGGTGTTCGGAACGCTGCGCGAACAGGTGCAGGCACAGATCCAGGAAAAAACGCCGATCACGATTCCGCCGCTGCCCCTGCCGGGACCGGATTCACCCGAGCCGGTCAAGAAGGTGTGGGGTTGCTTCTGCAACATCTTCACCACGGTGGCGCCCATTGCCCAGCAGGTCGGCGGCCTGATCAACGAATACCTCCTCCCGATCCTGGCTGAACCCGCGCCCGGAGAGACTCCGGACTCGCCGGTGTTGTGGGCCGTGCTCGGTTGGGTGCGTCGACAGGCCGATCAAATACTCTCCGCCCCACCGATTTCCGACTTCACCGAGGCGGTCACGGCGTGGGGAGCCCTCACGCTCCAGCAGGTGAGTCAATCCTGCGGGGAGCCCACCGAAGGACTGCCCGAGGAGCTCGAACGCACCGTCATCGTGTCGGGCCTGACGGAACCCGTGGATTTCCGGTTCCTGCCTGACGATCCGGACAACGCGGACGACGGCGGCATCCTGATCGCCGAAAAGGGTGGAGCGATCAAGCTTTACAAGGAGGGCCAAGGGACCACCACACTGGTGGAACTGCCGACCCAGACCGACTTCGAGAGCGGGATCGGCGGCATCGAGGTCGATCCGAACTTCGCCGAAAACCACTACATCTACGTGTCGTACACCAACGGGAACGACGTCGATGTGCTGTCGCGCTTCACGCTCTCCGGTGACGAGGCCACCATCCTGGCTTCCGAGAAGGTGCTGATGGCGTCGGACCAGACGGCCGGACCCATCCACCACGGCGGGGAGATCTACTACGAGGACAACCCCGGTGACAGCCCCGACTACATCTACTGGGCCAAGGGCGACAACTCGGTCAGCACCAACGCTCAGGACCTGACCAACATTCACGGCAAGATCCTGCGGATCCATCCCGATGGAACGATCCCGACCGACAACCCCTTCTACAACACCCCTGGCGCCCGCCAGGAGATCTGGGCCTACGGTCTGCGCAACCCGTTCCGGTTCGACGTCGCGCCCAACGGCCAGCTGCTGGTGGCTGACGTCGGCGACACCGCCTGGGAAGAGCTCAATGTCGTGACGAAGGGCGCCAATTACGGCTGGCCCGGAGCCGAAGGCGTGTGCGTCGGCTGTGGTTACGTGAACCCCATCTACGCCTACGACCACAACACGCCGGCCGGAACCGCCTCGATCACCTCTGTTCTGGTGTACACCGGCGACACCTTGCCCGAGGAGTATCGAGGCAAGGTGTTCATCGCCGATTACACGCTTGGCTGGATCAAGGTGCTGACCCTCGATGAGGACTACGACAGCTACGTCAGCGAGCAGCCTTTCGATGGCCAGGCGGGTACCCCGGTACGGCTGGTGCAAGGGCCCGACGGCAACATCTACCAGCTGAACATCTACCCCGGCGAACTGTCGATGATCGCGCCGTCGGGCGGCAACCGGGCGCCGACCGCCGTCGTGACGGCGACGCCGAGCAGCGGGTATTCGCCTCTGGTGGTGAACTTCTCATCGCAGGGTTCCGGCGACCCCGATCCGAACACCACACTCACCTATCACTGGGATTTCGGTGACGGCACGACCTCGACGCAGGCCAACCCGACCAAGACCTACGACACCAACGGCACCTACAACGTGACGTTGACCGTCAGCGATGGAGAGAAGACGGGCCAGGACACCCAGTCGGTCACCGTCGGCAGTACGGCACCGCACGACCTGACGATCACCACGCCGCAGGGCGTAGCGCTGGACAACACGAAATACAATGCCGGCGACACTATTTCGTTCACCGGCTCGGCTCTCGACCAGGACGAAACGCTTCCCGACAGCGCCTACAACTGGACCGTGGTGTTCCATCACGCCGACCACATCCATCCGGTCACCAGCAACGTCGTCGGCAAGACGGGCAGCATCACCGTTCCGACCGACCCGCACAACTCCGCGGACACCTGGTACGAGGTCAGGCTGACCGTCACCGACAGCACCGGCCTGTCGACGACCTCCTCGGCCAACGTCTACCCCAACACCGTCACGCAGACTTTCACCGCGAGTGACCCCGAAGCGACGTTCACGATCGACGGCAAGCCGTACACGGGCTCCTACACCGAGACGTCCGTGGTGGGGGTGCAGCGGGTGCTCGGAGTCTCGTCGCCGCAATTCGTCGACGACGGTCAACTGGTGTTCGTCAGCTGGTCCGATGGCGGCGCGCAGACCCACACGATCGTCACACCCGGCACCGACACCAACTATGTCGTGACGTTCAACAAGGTTCCGTCGGCGCTGTGAGCGTCCTCAGTACCGCAGCCGGTCGTTGACGACCCGCGCCGGGTGGCCCGGGTGCTGCGTCGCGTACAGCGGGTGCAGCAGCATCGGGTGGCGGCAGTGCGCGCAGGACGCCTGCGGCTGGTTCGCCGACGCGAAGGTGAGGTGGTGGCATTCGCTGCACCGGACCATGTAGCAGGCGCCGATCCAGTTGGCCATGCCCACATAGATCGCCACCGTGGTTCCCGCGGCGAGCACCATGATCAAAGCGACCGTGAGCGCTTCGTAAACCGTCATCCTGGCACCTCCAAGCACGCCCATAGCAACGTGACGGATACCTAAAACGGTACGCCCGAACGTCAGGATTTCCTGGCCCGTTTGAAGACCTTGTCCAGTTCTTTACCGCTCAAACCATGGTGTTCGGCCTTGCGGACCTTGTGCAGAACCAGGGGGCAGCGTTTGCAGCGCGGTTTGCTCTTGCAGCACTTTTTCTTGGGCTTCAGCCCCGCGATTTTTGCGGACTTCAACGTGACGGGGCTCTCTCGTTTTCGTGATCGACCGGCCAGCCTGCGAGAATGTCGGTGTGGATTCACGCCCGAGCTTTCGCAATGTCGCCATCGTCGCCCACGTCGACCACGGCAAGACGACCCTAGTCGACGCGATGCTGCGACAGTCCGGTGCCTTGACGCACCGCGGCGACGACGCGGTCGAGCGCCTGATGGACTCCGGTGACCTTGAGAAGGAAAAGGGCATCACCATCCTGGCCAAGAACACCGCGGTGCACCGGCACCATGCCGACGGCACCATGACGGTGATCAACGTCATCGACACCCCTGGTCACGCTGATTTCGGTGGCGAGGTGGAGCGCGGCCTGTCCATGGTCGACGGCGTGGTGCTGCTGGTCGACGCCTCGGAGGGGCCGCTGCCGCAGACCCGGTTCGTGTTGCGCAAGGCCCTGGCCGCGCACCTTCCGGTGATCCTGGTGGTCAACAAGACCGACCGGCCCGACGCGCGTATCGCCGAGGTGGTCGAGGAAAGCCACGACCTGCTGCTCGACGTCGCGTCCGACCTTGACGAGGAAGCTCAGGCGGCCGCCGAGAAGGCGCTGGACCTGCCGACGCTGTACGCGTCGGGCCGGGCCGGTATCGCCTCGACCACCCAGCCCGAGAACGGCCAGAACCCCGACGGGGAGAACCTGGACCCGCTGTTCGACGTGCTGATGGAGCACATCCCGGCACCCTCGGGTGACCCGGAGGCGCCGCTGCAGGCGCTCGTCACCAACCTCGACGCGTCGGCCTTCCTCGGCCGCCTCGCGCTGATCCGCATCTACAACGGCCGGCTCAAGAAGGGCCAGCAGGTCGCCTGGATGCGTGAGGTCGACGGCGCGCCGGTGATCACCAACGCCAAGATCACCGAGCTGCTGGCCACCGAGGGCGTCGACCGCAATCCGACCGAGGAGGCCGTTGCCGGCGATATCGTCGCCGTCGCGGGCATCCCCGAGATCATGATCGGCGACACCCTGGCCGACCCCGAGCACGCGCACGCCCTGCCGCGCATCACGGTGGACGAGCCCGCCATCTCGGTCACCATCGGCACCAACACCTCGCCGCTGGCCGGCCGGGTGTCCGGGCACAAGCTGACCGCCCGCATGGTCAAGAACCGGCTCGATTCCGAGCTGATCGGCAATGTGTCGATC
Above is a window of Mycolicibacterium boenickei DNA encoding:
- a CDS encoding pyridoxamine 5'-phosphate oxidase family protein, which produces MKGQELGVLTRRQCLDLLERVRVGRLVFTEDALPAVQPVNFRVWHDDVVIRVAGGPKLTAAIEHQVVAFQADELDPDLRTGWSVTIVGHAEPITDVDEQVEVAGTFVQPWAEGRRDHFVRIRAEKVTGRELRDHAMPHYDGHHVG
- the typA gene encoding translational GTPase TypA; its protein translation is MDSRPSFRNVAIVAHVDHGKTTLVDAMLRQSGALTHRGDDAVERLMDSGDLEKEKGITILAKNTAVHRHHADGTMTVINVIDTPGHADFGGEVERGLSMVDGVVLLVDASEGPLPQTRFVLRKALAAHLPVILVVNKTDRPDARIAEVVEESHDLLLDVASDLDEEAQAAAEKALDLPTLYASGRAGIASTTQPENGQNPDGENLDPLFDVLMEHIPAPSGDPEAPLQALVTNLDASAFLGRLALIRIYNGRLKKGQQVAWMREVDGAPVITNAKITELLATEGVDRNPTEEAVAGDIVAVAGIPEIMIGDTLADPEHAHALPRITVDEPAISVTIGTNTSPLAGRVSGHKLTARMVKNRLDSELIGNVSIRVVDIGRPDAWEVQGRGELALAILVEQMRREGFELTVGKPQVVTKNIDGKLHEPFEELTIDCPEEFVGSITQLMANRKGRMEQMTNHAAGWVRMDFVVPSRGLIGFRTDFLTETRGTGIANAVFEGYRPWAGEIRARHTGSLVSDRSGSITPFAMIQLSDRGQFFVEPGQDTYEGQVVGINPRAEDLDINITREKKLTNMRSSTADVMETLARPLELGLEQAMEFCAEDECVEVTPEVVRVRKVELTASLRARAKARAKARG
- a CDS encoding PQQ-dependent sugar dehydrogenase, with amino-acid sequence MASAKRAQAGLTLDRGTECRSTALSPSAKHVARLAALAVAVGLGTAVATPAVASAEETGSASSSESGPTSSEAHPRSGATDPEPAVPGHSSPAKSAEPNSGAATPDKRELPAKRRLASRSKKSVVTLGDGVVVRSSGGARTAGVEDGAPAESAVEVVGDVETAELPEELGQSPDVVEVAPQEVAPVDETVAIEPAATEPEAPNSSSRSARHLDLLHTIKLDARQKPAGVTDTPTPLAAVETDDQVFGTLREQVQAQIQEKTPITIPPLPLPGPDSPEPVKKVWGCFCNIFTTVAPIAQQVGGLINEYLLPILAEPAPGETPDSPVLWAVLGWVRRQADQILSAPPISDFTEAVTAWGALTLQQVSQSCGEPTEGLPEELERTVIVSGLTEPVDFRFLPDDPDNADDGGILIAEKGGAIKLYKEGQGTTTLVELPTQTDFESGIGGIEVDPNFAENHYIYVSYTNGNDVDVLSRFTLSGDEATILASEKVLMASDQTAGPIHHGGEIYYEDNPGDSPDYIYWAKGDNSVSTNAQDLTNIHGKILRIHPDGTIPTDNPFYNTPGARQEIWAYGLRNPFRFDVAPNGQLLVADVGDTAWEELNVVTKGANYGWPGAEGVCVGCGYVNPIYAYDHNTPAGTASITSVLVYTGDTLPEEYRGKVFIADYTLGWIKVLTLDEDYDSYVSEQPFDGQAGTPVRLVQGPDGNIYQLNIYPGELSMIAPSGGNRAPTAVVTATPSSGYSPLVVNFSSQGSGDPDPNTTLTYHWDFGDGTTSTQANPTKTYDTNGTYNVTLTVSDGEKTGQDTQSVTVGSTAPHDLTITTPQGVALDNTKYNAGDTISFTGSALDQDETLPDSAYNWTVVFHHADHIHPVTSNVVGKTGSITVPTDPHNSADTWYEVRLTVTDSTGLSTTSSANVYPNTVTQTFTASDPEATFTIDGKPYTGSYTETSVVGVQRVLGVSSPQFVDDGQLVFVSWSDGGAQTHTIVTPGTDTNYVVTFNKVPSAL
- a CDS encoding WS/DGAT/MGAT family O-acyltransferase, producing MEQLTALDAGFLEAEDSDRHASLAIGAIAVLDGPMPNPETVVAGLAERALTVPRLHQLLHTQPLDLGAPQWVEDTNFDAAHHIHHAALPVPGDDAALYRWAADIMERRLDRDRPLWECWIVDGLEGNRWAILLKVHHCIVDGIAATRLLSRLCDGGDVVGNAVVRQAARGTAAFSPADWLGEAWRISTGLPVAAMQAVRGALGIVTGLLRPAGASSLTGPVTSMRRYAAGEVSLDDVDTVCQEFGVTVNDVALAAITDSFRNTLIRRGEKPRRDALRTLVPVSVRPDDAHDRTDNRVSVMLPYLPVDKADPVHQLRTVHSRLSRAKASGQREAGNILVSAANAIPFPLTAWTVRALTRLPQRGVVTVATNVPGPRRRLRLMGCAVDRLLPIPPIAMQLRTGIAIMSYTDRLVFGVIGDYDSTPDVDELAKGIERAVARLVDISVGHWRSTPVGTLQLVQGG